A genomic stretch from Deinococcus cellulosilyticus NBRC 106333 = KACC 11606 includes:
- a CDS encoding FecCD family ABC transporter permease → MTARTTLYLLILLAFTLLLSVLALGMGTVHIPAMEVVNSFTGKAEELYSRIVLELRLPRILTAALTGAMFAASGVILQGVVRNPLAAPDVIGVNAGAALAAVLVLLVIPASPSWLLPWGAFLGAWVGFACTYLLSRMNGQVSPARLALVGIAVGAALGSVEQLILVRAPDGIAQALSFLSGTIYAADYTRVYRLLPWAALLLPLSLILSRYANLLSLGDASAVSLGVRLERMRAILLTLAVGLAAAAVTGAGLLGFVGLIAPHMARLMVGPQHQNSLPVSMLVGALLVIGADTLGRSILPPIEIPAGLLTTLLGAPYFLYLLKKNR, encoded by the coding sequence ATGACTGCCCGCACCACCCTCTACCTGCTCATCCTGCTGGCTTTCACCCTGCTGCTCAGTGTGCTCGCCCTGGGCATGGGCACCGTGCACATCCCCGCCATGGAAGTCGTGAACAGTTTCACCGGCAAAGCAGAAGAACTCTACAGCCGCATTGTGCTGGAACTCCGGCTCCCCCGCATCCTCACTGCTGCCCTGACTGGAGCGATGTTCGCTGCATCTGGTGTGATCCTGCAAGGGGTGGTGCGCAACCCTCTGGCGGCCCCTGATGTGATCGGGGTGAATGCAGGTGCTGCACTGGCTGCCGTGCTGGTGCTGCTGGTGATTCCGGCCTCCCCCTCCTGGCTTCTGCCCTGGGGGGCCTTTCTTGGCGCATGGGTGGGTTTTGCCTGCACCTATCTGCTTTCCCGCATGAATGGACAGGTCAGCCCGGCACGCCTTGCCCTGGTGGGGATTGCGGTAGGGGCTGCCCTTGGGAGTGTGGAACAACTGATTCTGGTCCGTGCACCAGATGGCATTGCCCAGGCCCTCTCCTTCCTGAGTGGCACCATTTACGCCGCAGACTACACCCGGGTGTACCGCCTGCTGCCCTGGGCTGCCCTGCTCTTGCCCCTCAGCCTGATCCTGAGCCGTTACGCCAACCTGCTCAGCCTGGGAGATGCCAGTGCCGTGAGCCTGGGGGTGCGTCTGGAACGCATGCGGGCCATTCTGCTCACCCTGGCGGTGGGCCTCGCTGCTGCTGCCGTGACCGGAGCGGGTCTGCTGGGCTTTGTGGGCCTGATTGCTCCCCACATGGCCCGCCTGATGGTGGGCCCCCAGCACCAGAATTCCCTCCCGGTGAGCATGCTGGTGGGTGCCCTGCTGGTGATTGGTGCAGACACGCTGGGCCGCAGCATC